Part of the Deltaproteobacteria bacterium genome, TCCCTCTGGCCATGGTGGTAGTTGGGGGAGGCCTAAGCCTAAAATTTTTTGTCAAATCAAGTAATATTATTTACACATTCATAGTTAGTTTTATAAAGTTGATCCTTTCTCCCCTCATTGCCTTTGCCTTAGGATTGGCCTTTTCCTTATCTTCTGACCAGCTTGCTATTTCCATACTCCAATCTGCGATGCCGGCTGCTGTACTGGTAACTGTGTTTTCAGTTAAATATGAGGGAGATGATGTCTTCAGCAACTCCATTGTATCTCTCACCACACTGGCAAGTATCGGTACCATTCCATTGCTATTTTTGCTCTTGAGATATTAACCATGCCTGGGCAATAAAAGGCCCCTTAAGGGGTCAGATGTAAGCATCTATCCCACCTTGCTCCCTCATAAGATCACGTTGCCTTCTTCGCTTAAGATGAAGGGGAAGAACCTAGAGGTTGGGAAAGAATAATATACCGAGGAGTCGGTCCTTCTCACCCATTATGAAGAGTCGCTCTAAAGCCTCTCCTGAATTCCTAACTTCAATTCCTCAAGTAACTGGAGTATTTCCTCGAAATCGTCGCTGAAAGCTGCACTGCTTCTTATCATATCCTCTACCAGTCTATAACGGGTTTGTTCGCCAGTTTCCCTATCTAGTATTCCTGGAACAGCCTTCTTAGTATGAGGGCTTAAAATTGCGGCAATATCTCGGCCTAATAATCTTGCGCTGGCACAAACGTAGTCAAAATCTTCGTTTTCTACCAAATCCGCTTCCTCACTGAATAGGCGTTCATCGTTTCCAGCATCTATGTATGTACGCATGATTAACGCTAAGTCCTGGGCATCGCTAGCACGTTCGGGATATTTATCGTGCCATGAAATTATTTTCATAAGAGCCAATCCCGCTAGGGTTGCAAATTGTATCTCAAGAACGGGGTTTGACCTCAACCTGACCATTAATGAATGGCGGTATGATTCTTCGAATCCAAGGGTAGTCATCTCAATTTCGTGGTCTGGTGGCCAAGTTAGAGAATCACTACGGCCCGCAATGGGGCCAAATGGAATGATGTCAATAATGAGACGCTCTTTAAATTTTAGTCTCTGTACTTCATTGGTTGGCGTAAATTTTCCGGTTGCCTCCAGGCCTTCTCTCAGTTTTTTGTAGTGGTCCCAATCTGGCACCCGTACTCCGAAATCAATGTCCCTGGTAGCTCGAATGGTGGGGATATCGTAACCATGCATGAGAATCATATCCCGTGCTGTTGCCCCAACAATAAAGAATGGAACACCCTGAGATTTAGCGATATGAGCGGTAGTCTCAAAAGCTTCCAATGTAAAATTATCAATCTTCCCGGATAAGTCGAGTAAGTTCTTGCTCATATATAATCCCTGCTGTTTTGATATTTCGGGCATCACCGGTAGCGAGTAAGTCTGCGTAAATCAACAGGGGATGCACCACGTTACGATGTGGCCAGTTGTGTTCAAACCCCCAAAACGCTTTGAGAATCTCAATCTCTCCATTAAGGTGTTTTCTGAGCTTATTCTTCAGCAGCAATTTACCAACTGGTTGGTTCGTATAAATTGTTACAATTTGCGGTTTCAAATATCCAGTCAATATGGTTGCCGCAACTTCCCCGCCCCAGTAAGCGTTA contains:
- a CDS encoding nucleotidyl transferase AbiEii/AbiGii toxin family protein, encoding MSKNLLDLSGKIDNFTLEAFETTAHIAKSQGVPFFIVGATARDMILMHGYDIPTIRATRDIDFGVRVPDWDHYKKLREGLEATGKFTPTNEVQRLKFKERLIIDIIPFGPIAGRSDSLTWPPDHEIEMTTLGFEESYRHSLMVRLRSNPVLEIQFATLAGLALMKIISWHDKYPERASDAQDLALIMRTYIDAGNDERLFSEEADLVENEDFDYVCASARLLGRDIAAILSPHTKKAVPGILDRETGEQTRYRLVEDMIRSSAAFSDDFEEILQLLEELKLGIQERL